In one Planctomycetota bacterium genomic region, the following are encoded:
- a CDS encoding aminotransferase class V-fold PLP-dependent enzyme, whose product MQLSDVIGNDTLFPVRKKWRYFNHAGVSPMNTRGGDVLKHWVDAWQDDCIMGGDWFGKIPELCGTTGRLINGDPMQVALLKNTAEGISTVAFGLDWQRGDRIVINQSEYPANQYPWLALEERFGVEVVKVPEVANDDGSNRHVPTEAILAALDDDRVKLCSVSHVQWSTGQRMDLPAIGGVCRKRGILFGVDAIQSLGVMPVDVEAAQCDFLWAGCHKWQLGPMGVGVFWCRREVMDRVRPLSLGAFSVKDPFDWGTIDLTFENDARRYACGTPNLSGFLVLLENHKLLHEIGIEPIYEHVTQLGDQFAAALRDTQWVRVSPPAARSQILTFTHPEADLDALLVKLREEHHVELAVRSGRLRFSPHLHNTAQEVDQVAAILRDV is encoded by the coding sequence ATGCAGCTCTCCGACGTCATCGGCAACGACACGCTTTTCCCCGTTCGCAAGAAGTGGCGGTACTTCAACCACGCCGGCGTGAGCCCGATGAACACCCGTGGCGGCGACGTGCTCAAGCATTGGGTCGACGCTTGGCAGGACGATTGCATCATGGGCGGCGACTGGTTCGGCAAGATCCCCGAGCTCTGCGGCACCACCGGGCGGCTGATCAACGGCGACCCGATGCAAGTCGCGTTGCTCAAAAACACCGCCGAGGGGATCAGCACGGTCGCCTTCGGGCTCGACTGGCAGCGGGGCGACCGCATCGTCATCAACCAGAGCGAGTACCCGGCGAACCAGTATCCCTGGCTCGCGTTGGAGGAGCGTTTCGGCGTCGAAGTGGTCAAAGTGCCGGAAGTCGCCAACGACGACGGCAGCAACCGTCACGTCCCGACCGAAGCGATCCTCGCGGCACTCGATGATGACCGCGTGAAGCTGTGCAGCGTGAGCCATGTGCAATGGTCGACGGGCCAACGGATGGACCTGCCGGCGATCGGCGGGGTTTGTCGGAAGCGTGGGATCCTGTTCGGTGTCGACGCGATCCAGTCGTTGGGCGTGATGCCGGTCGACGTGGAGGCGGCGCAGTGCGACTTCCTGTGGGCCGGCTGTCACAAGTGGCAGCTCGGGCCGATGGGGGTCGGCGTGTTTTGGTGTCGCCGAGAGGTCATGGATCGGGTGCGGCCGTTGAGCCTCGGGGCGTTCTCGGTGAAGGACCCGTTCGACTGGGGCACGATCGACCTGACCTTCGAGAACGACGCACGCCGCTACGCCTGCGGCACGCCGAACCTGTCCGGCTTTCTCGTGCTGCTGGAGAACCACAAGCTGCTTCACGAGATCGGTATCGAACCGATCTACGAGCACGTCACGCAACTCGGTGATCAGTTCGCTGCCGCGCTGCGGGACACCCAATGGGTACGCGTTTCCCCGCCGGCGGCACGGAGCCAGATCCTCACCTTCACACATCCCGAGGCGGACCTCGACGCGCTGCTCGTCAAGCTGCGCGAGGAGCATCACGTCGAACTGGCCGTGCGGAGCGGGCGTCTTCGGTTTAGCCCGCACCTGCACAACACGGCCCAGGAAGTCGACCAGGTCGCGGCGATCCTTCGAGACGTGTGA
- the alr gene encoding alanine racemase: MDHGADALSGLSSGGWSDPATTGGEARALISRAALLHNAQLLAEQAAPARLCPVVKADAYGHGAPIVADALCRLCKSDGPQRPAAAMLAVVTIDEAAEIDAVLGGIGIPIIVLRPVANTYAGRNRKLIEHAIRRGYILTLLDGGGADDIGRAAARVGMRANVHVGLDTGMSRENTDRHHFAALIEKVRATPPLKLHSVSTHFSDAATEDEPLTQIQAEAFADATETLSDQGVLRHAANSGGTFFCHRGVFDFVRPGIALYGLDPTGTPDVRRPFRPVMRLVAPLIHMRDVSPGQSVGYGRTWTARRQSRIGLLPLGYADGLPRLASNKGAVRIGSRERPIYCPVVGTLSMDYVTVDLTDAPHAALGDEVTVIDDDPLSPASAYAWARHAQTIPYEVLTGIGRRIHRVPTDPGDTDIDDADADL, from the coding sequence TTGGATCATGGAGCGGATGCGTTGAGCGGGTTGTCGTCAGGAGGTTGGTCGGACCCGGCGACCACCGGCGGCGAAGCGCGTGCGCTGATCAGCCGGGCCGCGCTGCTGCACAACGCGCAGCTGTTGGCCGAACAGGCCGCCCCGGCTCGGTTGTGCCCGGTTGTCAAAGCCGACGCCTACGGCCACGGGGCTCCGATCGTCGCCGACGCCTTGTGCCGGCTATGCAAGTCCGACGGCCCGCAACGCCCGGCGGCGGCGATGCTCGCCGTGGTCACCATCGACGAGGCCGCCGAGATCGACGCGGTGCTCGGCGGCATCGGGATCCCGATCATCGTGTTACGCCCGGTCGCCAACACCTACGCCGGCCGCAACCGCAAACTCATCGAACACGCCATCCGTCGCGGGTACATCCTGACGCTGCTCGACGGTGGCGGTGCCGACGACATCGGTCGGGCCGCGGCACGAGTCGGCATGCGGGCCAACGTCCACGTCGGCCTCGACACGGGCATGAGTCGGGAAAACACCGACCGCCATCACTTCGCCGCGCTCATCGAGAAGGTCCGTGCGACGCCGCCGTTGAAGTTGCACAGCGTTTCGACGCACTTCTCTGATGCCGCCACGGAAGACGAGCCGCTGACGCAGATCCAGGCCGAAGCGTTTGCCGACGCCACCGAGACGCTATCCGATCAGGGCGTGCTGCGGCACGCGGCCAACAGCGGCGGAACGTTCTTCTGCCATCGTGGCGTGTTCGACTTCGTCCGACCGGGCATCGCGTTGTACGGCTTGGACCCGACCGGCACGCCGGACGTCCGTCGACCGTTTCGGCCGGTGATGCGGCTGGTCGCACCGTTGATCCACATGCGCGACGTCAGCCCCGGGCAGAGCGTGGGGTACGGACGAACGTGGACCGCGCGGCGGCAGAGCCGGATCGGGTTGTTGCCGCTGGGTTACGCCGATGGCCTGCCGCGGCTGGCCAGCAACAAGGGCGCCGTCCGCATCGGTAGCCGCGAACGTCCGATCTATTGCCCGGTCGTCGGAACCCTCAGTATGGATTACGTCACCGTCGATCTGACCGACGCGCCCCACGCGGCGCTTGGCGACGAGGTCACGGTGATCGACGACGATCCGCTAAGCCCCGCCAGTGCTTACGCATGGGCCCGGCACGCCCAGACGATTCCGTACGAGGTTCTCACCGGCATCGGCCGACGCATCCATCGCGTACCGACCGATCCTGGCGACACGGACATCGACGACGCCGACGCGGATTTATGA
- the ribD gene encoding bifunctional diaminohydroxyphosphoribosylaminopyrimidine deaminase/5-amino-6-(5-phosphoribosylamino)uracil reductase RibD, whose product MNHGMNLDPLLRRAIELAKAGRGHVEPNPMVGCVLVSPGGEIIGEGIHARFGEPHAEPTALADCARRGNDPAGATAVVTLEPCCHIAKKTPPCVPTLISAGIAHVAIGALDPNPAVNGEGIRQLRDAGVEVTFLDSPAARQLLAPFIAGTVRKRPYVTAKVAVSADGLIAGPAGEPVRITGPESDKVVMRLRSRCDAIAVGGRTLRNDDPALTVRGIDTPPRTPLRIVLTRSGDVPPRAKLLSDGGPETLLHQGDFGALLADLHGRGHTHLLLETGPRLLDALRRHVDRLWTFTSPRTLGEGIPIDLPDWPGHETRLGIDTLRESFNPDSPVYFAAEPSADFPGGSPES is encoded by the coding sequence ATGAACCACGGCATGAATCTGGACCCGCTGCTACGACGCGCGATCGAGCTTGCCAAGGCCGGCCGAGGTCACGTCGAACCTAACCCGATGGTCGGCTGCGTACTCGTCTCCCCAGGCGGCGAGATCATCGGTGAGGGGATTCACGCACGCTTCGGTGAGCCGCACGCGGAGCCGACCGCACTGGCCGACTGTGCCCGGCGCGGCAACGACCCGGCCGGCGCGACGGCGGTGGTCACGCTCGAGCCGTGCTGCCACATTGCCAAGAAGACGCCGCCGTGTGTGCCGACGCTGATCTCGGCCGGCATTGCACATGTCGCCATCGGTGCCCTTGATCCGAACCCCGCAGTCAACGGCGAAGGCATTCGGCAACTGCGCGACGCCGGCGTGGAGGTCACGTTCCTCGACAGCCCCGCGGCGCGACAACTACTCGCACCGTTCATCGCCGGGACGGTCCGGAAACGGCCGTACGTCACCGCCAAGGTCGCGGTCAGCGCCGACGGACTGATTGCGGGCCCCGCCGGCGAACCCGTCCGCATCACCGGCCCCGAGTCGGACAAGGTCGTGATGCGACTGCGGTCCCGCTGCGACGCCATCGCCGTCGGTGGACGCACGCTGCGGAACGACGATCCGGCCCTAACCGTGCGAGGCATCGACACCCCGCCGCGCACCCCGCTCCGCATCGTCCTCACACGCAGCGGCGATGTCCCGCCCCGTGCAAAACTGCTTAGCGATGGCGGCCCCGAAACCCTCCTCCATCAAGGCGATTTCGGCGCACTCCTCGCCGACCTCCACGGCCGTGGACACACGCACCTCCTGCTCGAAACGGGCCCGCGACTGCTCGACGCACTCCGGCGGCACGTCGATCGGCTCTGGACATTCACCAGCCCTCGCACACTCGGCGAGGGGATACCGATCGACCTGCCGGACTGGCCGGGCCACGAAACCCGACTCGGGATCGACACGCTCCGCGAGTCGTTTAATCCTGACAGCCCGGTCTACTTCGCGGCAGAACCGTCGGCAGACTTTCCGGGCGGTTCACCCGAGTCATAA
- a CDS encoding signal peptidase II, with product MTEETAPQPAPGPTDVPAYRQRGALLVFGLAFALGLTADLLIKYISWQALYPSEPDVIFIGPRSIEAIPGYLNFTAVKNYGAALGIGQGMRWLFVIGSLFAIGLLAYFFAQSGNKRFFQLVLGLLLAGVAGNLYDRVVYGYVRDMFHAFPHRQWSEFWSSLPDTDVFPWVFNLADMFLCVGVAIVVIFHGVLAPKDEAKPEAVAA from the coding sequence GTGACCGAGGAAACGGCCCCCCAACCCGCACCCGGCCCGACCGATGTTCCGGCCTACCGACAGCGCGGTGCTCTGCTCGTTTTCGGGCTCGCTTTCGCGCTGGGGCTCACGGCCGACTTGCTCATCAAGTACATCTCGTGGCAGGCGCTTTACCCCAGCGAGCCGGATGTCATCTTCATCGGCCCGCGGAGCATCGAAGCCATTCCGGGCTACCTCAACTTCACAGCCGTCAAGAACTATGGCGCGGCGCTTGGCATCGGGCAGGGCATGCGTTGGCTGTTCGTCATCGGCTCTCTCTTCGCCATCGGACTGCTGGCGTACTTTTTCGCGCAGTCCGGGAACAAGCGTTTCTTCCAACTCGTGCTGGGGCTTTTACTGGCCGGCGTTGCGGGCAACCTTTACGACCGGGTCGTCTACGGATACGTCCGCGACATGTTCCACGCTTTTCCCCATCGCCAGTGGTCTGAGTTCTGGAGCAGCCTGCCGGACACCGATGTGTTTCCTTGGGTGTTCAATCTGGCCGACATGTTCCTGTGCGTCGGCGTGGCGATCGTGGTGATCTTCCACGGCGTCCTCGCACCCAAGGATGAGGCCAAGCCGGAAGCCGTCGCCGCATGA
- a CDS encoding diguanylate cyclase has protein sequence MSDKSDSHAMFGGTFRTDGNESEQPSGNRSAMSSWHGTSNTRSSHVLLIDDARSIHRLVASWLKHDGHRVSIAVGGQEGLDFALENEPDLILLDIDIPDRDGFEVCRALKSNADTIGIPVIFLTASSDVEQKILGLDLGAVDYISKPFHPAEFRARVRAALRTKHLLDLLSEKAQVDGLTGLRNRRHLDERLASLASLMRRGGSPFSCIMADIDHFKSVNDQYGHAFGDEVLVEVAEAFVQTCRAEDVLCRYGGEELCVLTPEVPMQGAVKLAGRLREAVAAIEFRKGVETLSVTASFGVAEADRIDPMAVVRNADTALYTAKAAGRNCVRAFSAAEAEAA, from the coding sequence ATGTCCGATAAATCAGACAGCCACGCCATGTTCGGGGGAACGTTCCGCACGGACGGCAACGAGTCGGAGCAGCCGTCGGGAAATCGGTCGGCCATGTCGAGTTGGCACGGCACTTCGAACACCCGGTCGAGCCACGTCCTTCTCATCGACGACGCCCGCAGCATCCATCGGCTCGTGGCCAGTTGGCTCAAACACGACGGTCACCGCGTCAGCATCGCCGTCGGAGGCCAGGAGGGGCTCGACTTTGCCCTCGAAAACGAGCCGGATCTGATTCTGCTCGACATCGACATCCCCGACCGCGACGGGTTTGAGGTCTGTCGCGCGCTCAAGAGCAACGCCGACACGATCGGCATTCCGGTGATATTTCTGACCGCGTCGTCGGACGTGGAGCAGAAGATCCTGGGGCTGGACCTCGGTGCCGTCGATTACATCAGCAAACCGTTCCACCCGGCCGAGTTCCGGGCCCGGGTCCGCGCGGCCCTGCGGACCAAGCACCTGCTCGACCTGCTGAGTGAGAAGGCCCAGGTCGACGGGCTGACCGGTCTGCGCAACCGCCGGCATCTCGATGAACGACTTGCTTCGTTGGCATCGCTCATGCGGCGTGGCGGTTCCCCGTTCAGCTGCATCATGGCCGACATCGATCACTTCAAGAGCGTCAACGACCAGTACGGTCATGCGTTCGGCGATGAGGTGCTCGTCGAGGTGGCCGAGGCGTTCGTGCAAACCTGCCGCGCCGAGGATGTGTTGTGCCGTTACGGAGGTGAGGAGCTTTGCGTGCTCACGCCGGAAGTTCCGATGCAGGGAGCGGTCAAACTGGCCGGTCGTCTGCGTGAAGCGGTGGCGGCGATCGAGTTTCGCAAAGGCGTCGAGACGTTGAGCGTGACGGCCAGTTTTGGTGTCGCCGAGGCGGATCGGATCGACCCGATGGCCGTGGTGCGTAATGCCGACACGGCGCTTTACACCGCGAAGGCGGCGGGTCGCAACTGTGTTCGGGCATTCTCCGCCGCCGAGGCCGAAGCCGCTTGA
- a CDS encoding DNA starvation/stationary phase protection protein, producing the protein MSTQTTGDFDTLCTGDLPTKPWRPQSELEANPIGLPRDVCETLSAQLDRHLASLYTMWHQYRKHHWLVTGPQFMDLHKYLEANYDEIAEDGDLVAERMTAIGGIPTCAPAAQEALSYIDPEPEGMFHIRDSLKRDRESEGIIAINLRKTIQEAGKHGDFGTERILKKVLVHAEDRAHHLDHFLEEDSLEIGRADG; encoded by the coding sequence ATGTCAACCCAAACCACCGGCGACTTCGACACGCTCTGCACCGGCGACCTCCCGACCAAGCCCTGGCGGCCGCAGTCCGAACTCGAGGCCAATCCGATCGGATTGCCGCGCGACGTGTGCGAAACACTCAGCGCGCAACTCGATCGGCACTTGGCCTCGCTCTACACGATGTGGCACCAGTACCGGAAGCATCACTGGCTTGTCACCGGTCCGCAGTTCATGGACCTGCACAAGTACCTCGAAGCCAACTACGACGAAATAGCCGAGGACGGTGACTTAGTGGCCGAACGCATGACCGCGATCGGCGGAATCCCGACCTGCGCGCCGGCAGCCCAGGAAGCGCTCTCCTACATCGACCCCGAGCCGGAAGGCATGTTCCACATCCGCGACTCGCTCAAGCGCGATCGTGAGAGTGAGGGCATCATCGCGATCAACCTGCGCAAAACGATTCAAGAAGCCGGCAAGCATGGCGACTTCGGTACCGAACGCATCTTGAAGAAAGTGCTCGTGCATGCCGAGGATCGCGCCCATCACCTGGATCACTTCCTTGAGGAAGACAGCCTCGAAATCGGCCGCGCCGACGGCTGA
- a CDS encoding PilZ domain-containing protein yields MFESLRSKTEKEDAELIRELQHGTTESAAFNRAHSRVPVEGRLQALPGNFSDDQPGIDGQLVDISAGGCMGVFRKPLQVGDVYRVNFETKQISVPPTYARCLRARVLRDTAFEAGFAFFRAVDLDNSTQPAKEQAA; encoded by the coding sequence ATGTTTGAATCTCTGCGGAGCAAAACTGAAAAGGAAGACGCGGAGCTGATCCGCGAACTTCAACACGGCACCACCGAAAGTGCCGCCTTCAACCGTGCCCACAGTCGGGTGCCGGTCGAAGGCCGGCTGCAAGCCTTGCCCGGAAACTTCAGCGACGACCAACCCGGCATCGACGGCCAACTCGTCGACATCTCGGCCGGCGGCTGCATGGGCGTCTTTCGCAAACCGCTACAGGTCGGCGACGTGTACCGCGTGAATTTCGAAACCAAGCAGATATCCGTTCCGCCAACGTACGCCCGATGCCTTCGGGCCAGGGTGCTTCGGGACACCGCGTTCGAGGCAGGCTTCGCCTTCTTCCGCGCGGTCGATCTCGACAACTCGACCCAGCCCGCCAAAGAGCAAGCGGCATGA
- a CDS encoding HlyD family efflux transporter periplasmic adaptor subunit has translation MALTNDTSRTDATEQVQRSGASSGGAPEQQDVFVRLTRLAAESSDRVALLRAGFRAAAESCAAVYARFALLDAVAPIEDQYHPIGVDPNFWDEKVRDALDVATSTARSAATVYGKEGGQRVAILSAPLTSSTVDTPAALALAAPVDDDNHAYQLLAQLRGIAGLLPTLAEQVDRRIAFQRHIEKAAAGAQQGEILDALAVGASSETVTELAFSITNNLRAKLGCDQVALAATKGRKLKLVSISGFADVTPRSPGAMAIRAAAEEAADLCEPIIVQSGYQNQHARHRLNEAWHREADGAAVVTIPLEAGGKVAAVLALRHRPGERWEPEQVEKISQVVRPYASALTLVERANTSLLSHAAWSTKRNITGLFKGRGLVKLTALACLLTFSIWFFFGTMTYTVSAVATVEPGRTHQLTAPFNGRVLEVKVRAGSVVEAGDVLAVLDDLPLRAEQARLEAEVQVQRYAAARAEAEGDMGAAQTAKAEARVFAAELALANDRLANAVVRAPAAGVVTEGDLEKLIGQQVSLGTPLLELARWDEMEFDIAVPDSASAAVEDGFTGVIALEARPDDPQAFTVKRVAPSGEVRDGKVVFMVTATPESPEAWVRPGMHGTAKVDAGERRVCWVATHDIIDWLRLKFLL, from the coding sequence TTGGCATTGACGAATGACACATCCCGAACCGACGCGACCGAGCAGGTCCAGCGCAGTGGCGCGTCGTCCGGTGGTGCGCCCGAGCAGCAGGACGTTTTCGTCCGGCTGACCCGGCTTGCCGCCGAGTCGAGCGATCGCGTTGCCTTGTTGCGTGCCGGCTTCCGAGCGGCGGCCGAGTCCTGTGCGGCGGTTTACGCGCGCTTTGCCCTCCTCGACGCCGTCGCACCGATCGAGGATCAGTACCACCCCATCGGCGTCGATCCGAACTTCTGGGACGAGAAGGTTCGCGACGCCCTCGATGTCGCGACAAGCACGGCCCGTTCCGCCGCGACGGTCTACGGCAAGGAGGGCGGCCAACGTGTCGCCATCCTCTCGGCACCGCTGACCTCGTCCACCGTCGACACACCCGCCGCACTCGCACTGGCCGCGCCGGTCGACGACGACAATCACGCTTACCAACTCCTCGCCCAGCTTCGCGGCATCGCCGGCTTGTTGCCGACGCTTGCCGAGCAGGTCGATCGCCGCATCGCCTTTCAACGTCACATCGAGAAAGCCGCCGCCGGCGCACAGCAGGGTGAGATTCTCGATGCCCTCGCCGTCGGTGCTTCTTCGGAGACCGTCACCGAGTTGGCGTTCTCCATCACGAACAACCTTCGAGCCAAGCTCGGCTGTGATCAGGTTGCCCTCGCGGCGACCAAGGGGCGGAAGCTCAAACTTGTGAGCATTTCCGGCTTCGCCGACGTGACGCCGCGTTCGCCCGGTGCGATGGCCATCCGCGCCGCTGCGGAAGAGGCCGCCGACCTGTGCGAGCCGATCATCGTTCAGAGCGGTTACCAGAACCAACACGCCCGGCACCGTCTCAACGAGGCTTGGCATCGCGAGGCCGATGGTGCCGCCGTTGTGACCATCCCGCTCGAGGCCGGTGGCAAGGTCGCCGCCGTGCTTGCCCTGCGTCACCGGCCCGGGGAACGTTGGGAACCCGAGCAGGTCGAGAAGATTTCACAGGTTGTCCGGCCTTATGCGTCGGCGCTGACCCTGGTCGAACGGGCCAACACTTCGCTGCTGAGCCACGCGGCATGGTCGACCAAGCGAAACATCACCGGTCTGTTCAAGGGACGCGGCCTGGTCAAGCTCACCGCGCTGGCATGCCTGCTGACGTTTTCGATCTGGTTCTTCTTCGGCACGATGACGTACACCGTCTCGGCCGTCGCGACGGTGGAGCCCGGGCGGACGCACCAACTGACCGCGCCGTTCAACGGCCGTGTGCTGGAGGTGAAAGTCCGTGCGGGCAGTGTCGTCGAAGCCGGCGATGTGTTGGCGGTACTCGATGATCTGCCGTTGCGTGCGGAGCAGGCCCGGCTCGAAGCCGAAGTTCAGGTACAGCGCTACGCCGCGGCTCGTGCCGAAGCCGAGGGCGACATGGGGGCTGCCCAAACCGCCAAGGCCGAAGCACGGGTGTTCGCCGCCGAACTCGCACTGGCCAACGATCGCCTCGCCAACGCCGTGGTCCGCGCACCGGCTGCGGGGGTGGTCACCGAAGGCGATCTCGAGAAACTCATCGGCCAACAGGTGTCGCTCGGCACGCCGTTGCTGGAGTTGGCGCGGTGGGACGAGATGGAGTTCGACATTGCCGTGCCTGATAGTGCGAGTGCCGCGGTCGAAGATGGATTTACCGGAGTGATCGCGCTCGAAGCCCGACCCGACGATCCTCAGGCGTTCACCGTCAAACGTGTCGCGCCCAGCGGCGAAGTGCGCGATGGCAAGGTCGTGTTCATGGTCACCGCCACGCCGGAAAGCCCCGAAGCATGGGTTCGCCCCGGCATGCACGGCACCGCGAAGGTCGACGCCGGTGAGCGCCGCGTCTGCTGGGTCGCCACCCACGACATCATCGACTGGCTCCGACTCAAGTTCCTCCTGTGA
- a CDS encoding glycosyltransferase family A protein, whose protein sequence is MSTPRVSFVMCVRNAARHLREQLDSMFAQTFGDFEVVLFDDGSTDATRKITASYTDPRLRFEPRPAGNYVERLNQALQLARGEYIARVDGDDITDPNRLAAQVAFLDDHPGIVAVGSVMMEVDPYGVPLGLTDHATGHAKIEKRLLRGSGWAMPQPVTTLRKTAADAIGGYRPEMKWAEDLDFFLRLATIGDLANLPTPLVKYRRHLASNNSTKMDEQNRLKRIILADARRDRGMPTDDFELEPRTDPPAEKRLENWTWNALRNGRPDAARKHAWNRLKMRPAELLSWKLLACAVRGS, encoded by the coding sequence ATGTCCACGCCCCGCGTCAGTTTCGTCATGTGCGTCCGCAATGCGGCGCGACACCTGCGCGAGCAGCTCGACTCGATGTTCGCACAAACCTTCGGCGACTTCGAGGTCGTGCTCTTCGACGATGGCTCGACCGACGCGACCCGCAAGATCACCGCGTCATACACCGACCCACGTTTGCGGTTCGAGCCGAGGCCCGCGGGCAACTACGTCGAACGGCTCAACCAAGCGTTGCAACTGGCACGTGGCGAGTACATCGCGCGGGTCGATGGCGACGACATCACCGACCCGAACCGGCTCGCCGCGCAAGTCGCATTCCTCGACGATCATCCCGGCATCGTTGCCGTTGGCAGCGTGATGATGGAGGTCGATCCGTACGGCGTGCCGCTGGGCCTGACCGATCACGCGACCGGCCACGCCAAGATCGAGAAACGTCTGTTGCGAGGCAGCGGCTGGGCGATGCCGCAACCGGTCACAACACTCCGAAAGACCGCCGCCGACGCGATCGGCGGATACAGGCCGGAGATGAAGTGGGCCGAAGATCTCGACTTCTTCCTGCGGCTCGCAACCATCGGCGATCTCGCCAACCTGCCGACGCCGTTGGTGAAGTACCGCCGACATCTCGCGAGCAACAACAGCACGAAGATGGACGAACAGAACCGGCTCAAGCGGATCATCCTCGCCGACGCGCGGCGTGATCGTGGCATGCCGACCGACGATTTCGAGCTTGAACCACGCACCGATCCGCCCGCCGAGAAGCGGCTGGAAAACTGGACATGGAACGCGCTTCGCAACGGTCGTCCCGACGCGGCACGCAAGCACGCGTGGAACCGGTTGAAGATGCGGCCGGCCGAACTGCTGTCATGGAAGTTGCTCGCCTGTGCGGTCCGCGGCTCGTAG
- a CDS encoding glycosyltransferase family 2 protein — protein sequence MPRVSIVIPTHNRGPLLGETLASVRAQTFGDWETIVVDDNGTDDAADRVAGLGDDRIAYHKLLGENGGAPVARNFGLDRAAGEFVLFLDDDDLIELTCLEHRLDAFTDKLDAVVFGCQLFEHEPGDVNCLWNVLDNSVDDLDRFLALDTVWQTSSPLWRRSAAPRWLEGLPSRQDMEYHVHALCRGLRYAKHDTIDLHYRITGATRRSISGDSFNKQHARAMPGFVQHLNQLLTEHDRLTPRRQLLLEGLGWQAVRTLAERVHRRDARTEWTALRRAGVVNWRRYVQGLPTMYGRDPRSTKRREDKLRTKWPAEMFPQRGRTMHAAPADPDRPPAITALVLTRNDGPTIDAVMESLKRQTTPDREILVGDRGSTDDTIARLQRWSERDVRTKLVDVPEDEKSARAALLDACRSELHVWVNPVNPLPHDALQKRVAETRT from the coding sequence GTGCCGCGCGTTTCCATTGTCATTCCGACGCACAACCGCGGGCCGCTGCTTGGCGAGACGCTTGCGTCGGTGCGGGCACAAACCTTCGGCGACTGGGAGACGATCGTCGTCGATGACAACGGCACCGACGATGCGGCCGACCGGGTTGCGGGGCTCGGCGACGACCGCATCGCGTACCACAAGCTTCTCGGCGAGAACGGCGGTGCGCCAGTCGCACGCAACTTCGGCCTCGATCGCGCGGCCGGCGAGTTCGTGCTCTTCCTCGACGATGACGACCTGATCGAACTGACTTGCCTCGAACATCGACTCGATGCGTTCACCGACAAGTTGGATGCCGTCGTCTTCGGGTGCCAGCTTTTCGAACACGAGCCAGGGGATGTGAACTGTCTTTGGAACGTCCTCGACAACAGCGTGGACGATCTCGATCGGTTCCTCGCACTCGACACGGTCTGGCAGACGAGCAGTCCGCTCTGGCGACGATCGGCGGCCCCACGCTGGCTCGAGGGTTTGCCCAGCCGACAGGACATGGAGTACCACGTTCATGCCCTGTGTCGGGGGCTGCGCTACGCGAAACACGACACCATCGACCTCCACTATCGCATCACCGGTGCGACGCGTCGGAGCATCAGCGGCGACTCGTTCAACAAGCAACACGCCCGCGCCATGCCGGGGTTCGTGCAACACTTGAACCAACTGCTAACGGAGCATGATCGACTCACGCCGCGACGGCAATTGCTGTTGGAAGGCCTCGGCTGGCAGGCCGTACGGACACTCGCCGAGCGTGTGCATCGCCGCGACGCGCGAACGGAATGGACCGCACTTCGGCGCGCGGGCGTGGTCAACTGGCGACGGTACGTGCAAGGCTTGCCGACGATGTACGGCCGCGACCCACGGAGCACCAAACGCCGGGAAGACAAGCTCCGCACGAAGTGGCCCGCCGAGATGTTCCCGCAGCGTGGCAGGACCATGCACGCCGCTCCCGCCGACCCGGACCGCCCGCCGGCGATCACCGCGCTGGTCCTGACCCGAAACGATGGCCCGACCATCGACGCGGTAATGGAATCGCTCAAGCGTCAAACAACACCGGACCGCGAGATCCTCGTCGGCGATCGCGGCAGCACCGACGACACCATCGCTCGGCTGCAACGCTGGTCCGAGCGGGACGTGCGGACCAAGCTTGTCGATGTGCCCGAAGACGAAAAGTCCGCCCGTGCCGCATTACTGGACGCGTGTCGATCCGAATTGCACGTTTGGGTAAACCCGGTAAACCCACTGCCGCACGATGCCCTGCAAAAACGGGTCGCCGAGACTCGCACGTAA